The Osmia bicornis bicornis chromosome 12, iOsmBic2.1, whole genome shotgun sequence genome includes a region encoding these proteins:
- the LOC114876600 gene encoding titin-like: NDRRAALGIEVACLVAASSGVSSSPESRYPPRRLDGATHTCWCASPGTAATSRRSDDGHRDDEGLPSQLDPTASTSTSTLHRQPHQHQHQHQHQHQHHHHHRHRHSRDDGEPSGLCPSCGQRRREEIYYTIEDLDAIEAAPLESQRTPTSQRTCSCDTVDTISGERERGDLRKYRSTDSRWVDSSFLSPEDAIWDLRRRTSEGTEFRWALHTSSTDLDLVKKTKCSCHSLTPEEKKPQDVQRGDLRKHHSAETDKWSIKPDYLQTPMHDLRKHSSDDTRMAREARWLQVPEVLPNPKPRCTCPKSKVLAPSPPAEPPEPSPPPPPPTPPPVEQVVEKPPAILEPERKLYYSASLAVERPEEPTIAPVPEKPELKKHASEDTRLVRTERVRERPKLERSHARVDSQMSKKWGAKEKVISPEEGKKPRPKWAMKPHFSLPVEKKDSKWRSQDSTESFKSKSLKERPKYSIRRSMSPEPDPRQITKLENRIVRRLISPEITIMDAKWAPYEDASPLPTIGIKKREPKHISEIKWSPYAEESPTDGGGVGGSFAVEEPEESKSWSPFHHVTPTHHPPPEATPCRSDDEDFRWRILNQVSAFPIYQGGWKDESPERTPPRKLQSPVDLSPPIWSPQVPATPVKRQRSQQQYSPPPPVQRKSIVKGRGLSKKKALRARSESHQAGGDDRLMPPTVLVRAASEEPKSRQRPQLMRSKALLEVPVPMGITKRSLSEEVPRARGRERPRAPNRARSEEAPKYEDPWFANDSLPVERTELREYVTTV; encoded by the coding sequence AATGACAGGCGTGCGGCGCTGGGGATCGAGGTAGCCTGCCTGGTAGCGGCCTCGAGCGGAGTCTCGTCGTCTCCGGAGTCGCGGTACCCACCAAGGCGGCTTGACGGAGCTACACACACCTGCTGGTGCGCATCGCCAGGCACGGCTGCGACGTCACGACGCTCTGACGACGGCCATCGCGACGACGAGGGGCTGCCCTCGCAGCTTGACCCCACCGCATCGACCTCCACCTCGACGTTGCATCGACAACCTCATCAGCATCAGCATCAGCATCAACATCAGCATCAGCATCACCATCATCATCGCCATCGACATAGCCGCGACGATGGAGAGCCGAGCGGACTCTGCCCGTCCTGTGGTCAAAGACGCCGCGAAGAGATCTACTACACCATCGAGGATTTGGATGCGATCGAGGCAGCGCCTCTCGAGTCCCAACGAACGCCCACGTCGCAGAGGACCTGTAGCTGCGACACCGTCGACACTATCAGCGGCGAAAGGGAACGCGGTGATCTTCGCAAGTACCGCAGCACCGACTCTAGGTGGGTCGACAGCAGTTTCCTCTCTCCCGAGGACGCGATCTGGGACCTGAGGAGGCGTACCAGCGAGGGAACGGAGTTTCGATGGGCTCTACACACGTCCAGCACCGATTTGGACCTGGTGAAGAAGACGAAATGCAGCTGCCACAGTCTAACCCCGGAGGAGAAGAAGCCGCAGGACGTGCAACGAGGGGACCTGAGGAAACACCACAGCGCCGAAACGGACAAGTGGTCGATCAAGCCGGACTACCTGCAGACACCGATGCACGATTTGAGGAAACACAGCAGCGACGACACCAGGATGGCCAGAGAAGCCAGGTGGCTTCAGGTTCCGGAAGTGTTGCCCAACCCGAAGCCAAGATGCACGTGTCCGAAATCAAAAGTGTTGGCCCCTTCGCCACCGGCCGAACCGCCAGAACCGTcgccgccaccaccaccaccaacGCCACCACCAGTGGAACAGGTAGTAGAAAAACCTCCTGCGATACTGGAGCCGGAGAGGAAGCTTTACTACTCCGCGTCGTTGGCCGTCGAACGACCGGAAGAACCGACCATCGCACCTGTTCCAGAGAAACCGGAACTGAAGAAGCACGCCAGCGAGGACACAAGGCTAGTGAGAACCGAGAGAGTCCGGGAGAGACCGAAGCTGGAACGATCTCACGCTAGAGTCGACAGTCAGATGTCGAAGAAATGGGGCGCCAAGGAGAAGGTGATCAGCCCCGAGGAAGGGAAGAAACCTCGGCCAAAGTGGGCGATGAAACCGCACTTCTCTTTGCCCGTCGAGAAGAAGGATTCGAAATGGAGGAGCCAAGACTCGACGGAGAGTTTCAAGAGCAAAAGCTTGAAGGAACGACCCAAGTACAGCATCCGGAGGAGCATGTCACCGGAACCGGATCCACGTCAGATAACGAAACTGGAGAACAGAATCGTCCGACGATTGATATCTCCGGAGATCACCATCATGGACGCGAAATGGGCTCCCTACGAGGACGCTTCTCCTTTGCCTACGATCGGGATCAAGAAACGTGAGCCAAAGCACATCAGCGAGATCAAGTGGTCCCCGTACGCGGAGGAATCGCCAACGGACGGTGGTGGTGTCGGTGGTAGTTTCGCGGTTGAGGAACCGGAAGAGTCGAAATCTTGGTCGCCGTTTCATCACGTGACGCCTACTCATCATCCACCTCCAGAGGCGACACCCTGCCGAAGCGACGACGAAGATTTTCGATGGAGGATTCTCAACCAGGTGTCAGCGTTCCCGATCTATCAAGGCGGCTGGAAGGACGAGTCACCCGAGAGGACACCGCCTAGAAAGCTACAATCTCCGGTGGATCTGTCTCCGCCGATTTGGTCTCCTCAGGTTCCAGCTACTCCCGTGAAGAGGCAGAGATCCCAGCAGCAGTACTCTCCGCCTCCGCCGGTACAACGGAAGAGCATCGTTAAGGGTCGCGGCTTGTCGAAGAAGAAGGCTCTGAGAGCCAGGTCGGAGAGTCATCAGGCGGGCGGGGATGATAGATTGATGCCGCCTACGGTGTTGGTTCGTGCTGCGAGCGAGGAGCCGAAGAGCCGTCAAAGGCCGCAGTTGATGAGATCGAAGGCTTTGTTAGAGGTCCCTGTGCCGATGGGTATTACGAAGAGGTCGTTAAGCGAGGAAGTGCCCCGTGCGCGAGGCCGTGAACGGCCACGTGCTCCTAATAGAGCTCGCAGCGAGGAGGCACCCAAGTATGAAGACCCATGGTTCGCTAACGACAGCCTGCCAGTTGAGAGGACCGAGTTGCGGGAATACGTGACGACGGTTTAA
- the LOC114876576 gene encoding cyclin-dependent kinase 5 activator 1 has protein sequence MGTVLSFSPRDRRGSVYPPTGHQHPADFTLNNFNYEQLNNAKNRENKSGVATVAPAPPTNHPPTNNNALQNNNINLNNNDNARIISEKNALEKNLKKHSLFINALSWKRFSTSNNNKKKLDNKNKNIAFRQPLDNIPIVDKNKNIQTPQTKPPASNNNHTTHNPTCEKLVQKPLPPKPRKTVIQASTSELLKCLGVFLHRKCTRLRDFQAGDAVMWLKTVDRSLLLQGWQDVAFINPANVVFVYMLVRELVDGDEASERELQATVLTCLYLSYSYMGNEISYPLKPFLVEDSKDKFWDRCLLIVNRLSSEMLRINSEPGFFTEIFTELKKT, from the exons ATGGGTACCGTGTTGTCCTTTAGCCCCCGCGACAGGCGGGGCTCCGTATATCCTCCAACCGGTCATCAGCATCCGGCTGATTTCACGctgaataatttcaattacgAACAGCTGAACAATGcgaaaaatcgtgaaaatAAGAGCGGCGTCGCCACGGTGGCGCCGGCCCCGCCAACGAATCATCCGCCTACGAACAATAACGCGTTGCAAAACAACAACATTAACTTGAACAACAACGACAACGCGAGGATCATCTCGGAGAAGAACGCGCTCGAGAAGAACCTGAAGAAACACTCGTTGTTCATAAACGCGCTCTCGTGGAAACGATTCAGCACGTCGAACAACAACAAGAAGAAGCTCGACAATAAGAACAAGAATATTGCTTTCCGGCAACCGCTCGATAACATACCCATCGTCGATAAGAATAAAAACATACAGACGCCTCAG ACAAAGCCTCCAGCGTCGAACAATAATCACACCACGCACAACCCGACGTGCGAGAAGCTAGTGCAGAAACCTTTACCCCCTAAGCCAAGGAAAACTGTGATCCAAGCCTCGACCTCGGAATTGCTCAAGTGCCTCGGCGTCTTCCTTCACAGGAAATGCACCCGTTTAAGAGACTTCCAGGCTGGCGACGCTGTCATGTGGCTGAAGACCGTCGACAGGAGTCTGCTGCTTCAGGGCTGGCAG GACGTCGCGTTCATCAATCCTGCCAATGTTGTGTTCGTTTATATGCTGGTGAGAGAGCTGGTGGACGGCGACGAAGCGTCCGAGAGGGAACTTCAAGCCACGGTGTTAACGTGCCTGTACCTGAGCTACAGCTACATGGGCAACGAGATCAGCTACCCGTTGAAGCCGTTCCTGGTGGAGGACAGCAAAGACAAGTTCTGGGACCGATGCCTGTTGATCGTCAATCGATTGAGCTCCGAGATGTTGCGAATCAACAGCGAGCCAGGATTCTTTACGGAGATCTTCACCGAACTGAAG AAAACGTAA
- the LOC114876570 gene encoding uncharacterized protein LOC114876570 — protein MLCFPVPQRTFVHHRSDSVPYVYDHPYFGYPVAHSIDYPIGPSSKQLVIVSFIGLLLLFAVIQNTIATVKRRDMLTDVLSARRKRELYAAYGYNSVTPEQEDVLNEDARIRCIQRTVCLENRKLLKAFGAAGKVLAKYLTRSVGKSLKSTSGWDRLVEDAGEAGIRGEDCEVLYRACDQSPPLKDRRKTGSSHDTQRE, from the exons ATGTTATGCTTTCCAGTACCTCAAAGAACGTTCGTTCATCACAGAAGCGACAGCGTTCCTTACGTGTACGATCATCCATATTTTGGCTATCCTGTGGCGCATTCGATCGATTATCCAATTGGACCATCTTCCAAGCAGCTGGTCATCGTTAGTTTCATCGGTTTGCTGTTGCTGTTCGCTGTAATTCAGAACACGATCGCGACTGTGAAGAGGAGAGACATGTTGACGGATGTGTTGTCGGCCAGGAGAAAGAGGGAGCTCTACGCAGCTTATGGTTATAATTCTGTG ACACCAGAACAGGAAGACGTTCTGAACGAGGACGCCAGGATACGTTGCATACAGAGGACAGTTTGCCTGGAAAATCGAAAGCTCTTAAAAGCATTCGGCGCAGCTGGTAAAGTACTGGCCAAGTACTTAAC ACGAAGCGTAGGGAAGTCTTTGAAATCAACCTCCGGTTGGGATCGGCTGGTGGAAGATGCGGGTGAAGCTGGGATACGCGGCGAGGATTGCGAGGTGCTTTATAGAGCTTGCGATCAATCGCCTCCTTTGAAGGATCGTCGAAAGACAGGATCGTCTCACGATACGCAAAGGGAATGa
- the LOC114876569 gene encoding protein gustavus isoform X3: MSDDTSDEESIDSLVESSSLKTRHRRDVRHRILPLFDFSLQVHQEARYKANRCVSGGGGRGNGATGGTGGGLGNGGSGRGGGGGGSPGRGGGGGVGGGGGGGGGGGGGGGRGGGIDGGAVPAAAPPTVGHYHHHHHHHHHHYHHLVTTTTTTNTTTTTGVTRHLRHKLPLGKQCLEHRHQHRHHHRSPYRALNMGQKISGGVKSVTREAAAGTVGGVSVGGGGVVAYKPVVPRELAQHFARPPRLDVLFDMPPASRETQIHHSWNANDRSLNIFVKDDDKLTFHRHPVAQSTDCIRGRVGYTKGMHVWELFWSTRQRGTHAVVGVATAEAPLHSVGYQSLVGYNEQSWGWDLGRNKLLHDSKNNTGITYPALLKPDETFIVPDKFLVVLDMDEGTLAFVVDGQYLGVAFKGLRGKKLHPIVSAVWGHCEITMKYIGGLDPEPLPLMDLCRRVIRKRIGKEKIEEKVNALSLPLALKTYLLYRDRR; this comes from the exons GTACAAAGCGAATCGTTGCGTGAGCGGGGGCGGTGGCCGCGGAAACGGTGCGACTGGCGGTACCGGAGGCGGTCTAGGTAACGGAGGCAGCGGCCGCGGAGGCGGCGGGGGCGGCAGCCCCGGTAGGGGCGGAGGAGGAGGCGTCGGCGGAGGCGGCGGcggaggaggcggaggaggaggaggaggaggtcGCGGTGGAGGAATAGACGGTGGCGCGGTGCCTGCTGCAGCACCACCGACCGTCGGCCAttaccaccaccaccaccaccatcaccatcaCCATTATCATCATCTCGTCACCACGACCACCACGACtaacaccaccaccaccactgGCGTCACCAGGCATCTCAGGCACAAGCTACCCCTCGGCAAGCAGTGCCTCGAACACCGTCATCAGCACCGGCATCACCATCGGTCCCCCTATCGGGCCTTAAACATGGGCCAAAAGATTTCAG GCGGCGTGAAAAGCGTGACACGCGAGGCTGCAGCTGGAACAGTCGGTGGAGTGAGCGTCGGCGGTGGCGGCGTGGTAGCGTATAAACCAGTGGTACCCAGAGAGCTGGCGCAACATTTCGCAAGGCCACCACGGCTCGATGTTCTGTTCGACATGCCACCCGCCTCGCGGGAGACGCAGATTCATCACAGCTGGAACGCCAACGATCGTAGCCTCAATATATTTGTCAAG GATGACGACAAGTTAACGTTTCATCGGCATCCCGTGGCCCAGAGCACAGATTGCATAAGGGGGAGGGTGGGATACACGAAAGGTATGCACGTGTGGGAGTTGTTTTGGAGCACGAGGCAAAGAGGCACGCATGCCGTGGTGGGCGTCGCGACGGCAGAGGCACCGCTTCACAGCGTCGGTTATCAAAGCCTGGTCGGCTACAACGAACAAAGCTGGGGTTGGGATTTAGGTAGAAATAAACTTCTTCACGACTCGAAGAACAATACCGGTATCACGTATCCGGCCTTACTCAAACCCGACGAAACGTTCATCGTTCCTGATAAATTCCTTG TGGTCCTGGACATGGACGAAGGTACGTTAGCGTTCGTCGTGGACGGTCAGTACCTTGGTGTTGCGTTCAAAGGACTCAGAGGCAAGAAGCTGCACCCTATCGTTTCTGCTGTGTGGGGACACTGCGAGATCACGATGAAATACATCGGTGGACTTGATC CCGAACCTTTGCCCCTCATGGACCTCTGTCGAAGAGTAATTCGGAAACGAATCGGCAAGGAGAAGATAGAAGAAAAGGTGAACGCTTTGAGCCTACCGTTAGCATTGAAAACTTACCTCCTGTATCGCGACAGGAGGTAA
- the LOC114876569 gene encoding protein gustavus isoform X4, with protein sequence MEPLALSRRRLFEICFTNRSCYLNHRYKANRCVSGGGGRGNGATGGTGGGLGNGGSGRGGGGGGSPGRGGGGGVGGGGGGGGGGGGGGGRGGGIDGGAVPAAAPPTVGHYHHHHHHHHHHYHHLVTTTTTTNTTTTTGVTRHLRHKLPLGKQCLEHRHQHRHHHRSPYRALNMGQKISGGVKSVTREAAAGTVGGVSVGGGGVVAYKPVVPRELAQHFARPPRLDVLFDMPPASRETQIHHSWNANDRSLNIFVKDDDKLTFHRHPVAQSTDCIRGRVGYTKGMHVWELFWSTRQRGTHAVVGVATAEAPLHSVGYQSLVGYNEQSWGWDLGRNKLLHDSKNNTGITYPALLKPDETFIVPDKFLVVLDMDEGTLAFVVDGQYLGVAFKGLRGKKLHPIVSAVWGHCEITMKYIGGLDPEPLPLMDLCRRVIRKRIGKEKIEEKVNALSLPLALKTYLLYRDRR encoded by the exons GTACAAAGCGAATCGTTGCGTGAGCGGGGGCGGTGGCCGCGGAAACGGTGCGACTGGCGGTACCGGAGGCGGTCTAGGTAACGGAGGCAGCGGCCGCGGAGGCGGCGGGGGCGGCAGCCCCGGTAGGGGCGGAGGAGGAGGCGTCGGCGGAGGCGGCGGcggaggaggcggaggaggaggaggaggaggtcGCGGTGGAGGAATAGACGGTGGCGCGGTGCCTGCTGCAGCACCACCGACCGTCGGCCAttaccaccaccaccaccaccatcaccatcaCCATTATCATCATCTCGTCACCACGACCACCACGACtaacaccaccaccaccactgGCGTCACCAGGCATCTCAGGCACAAGCTACCCCTCGGCAAGCAGTGCCTCGAACACCGTCATCAGCACCGGCATCACCATCGGTCCCCCTATCGGGCCTTAAACATGGGCCAAAAGATTTCAG GCGGCGTGAAAAGCGTGACACGCGAGGCTGCAGCTGGAACAGTCGGTGGAGTGAGCGTCGGCGGTGGCGGCGTGGTAGCGTATAAACCAGTGGTACCCAGAGAGCTGGCGCAACATTTCGCAAGGCCACCACGGCTCGATGTTCTGTTCGACATGCCACCCGCCTCGCGGGAGACGCAGATTCATCACAGCTGGAACGCCAACGATCGTAGCCTCAATATATTTGTCAAG GATGACGACAAGTTAACGTTTCATCGGCATCCCGTGGCCCAGAGCACAGATTGCATAAGGGGGAGGGTGGGATACACGAAAGGTATGCACGTGTGGGAGTTGTTTTGGAGCACGAGGCAAAGAGGCACGCATGCCGTGGTGGGCGTCGCGACGGCAGAGGCACCGCTTCACAGCGTCGGTTATCAAAGCCTGGTCGGCTACAACGAACAAAGCTGGGGTTGGGATTTAGGTAGAAATAAACTTCTTCACGACTCGAAGAACAATACCGGTATCACGTATCCGGCCTTACTCAAACCCGACGAAACGTTCATCGTTCCTGATAAATTCCTTG TGGTCCTGGACATGGACGAAGGTACGTTAGCGTTCGTCGTGGACGGTCAGTACCTTGGTGTTGCGTTCAAAGGACTCAGAGGCAAGAAGCTGCACCCTATCGTTTCTGCTGTGTGGGGACACTGCGAGATCACGATGAAATACATCGGTGGACTTGATC CCGAACCTTTGCCCCTCATGGACCTCTGTCGAAGAGTAATTCGGAAACGAATCGGCAAGGAGAAGATAGAAGAAAAGGTGAACGCTTTGAGCCTACCGTTAGCATTGAAAACTTACCTCCTGTATCGCGACAGGAGGTAA